A single region of the Corallococcus caeni genome encodes:
- the sitI6 gene encoding SitI6 family double-CXXCG motif immunity protein, with the protein MRYFEVRGPPDGVEPQWSGDYRAEHRWHLSGVDCPRFGPWAWMDAFPSVDLSAVAEPVLAEPKGPMSVAEYNRLVALIRPFVPPELPVRAGGSFGPMIGTVRGRFGPITCWPSWRVLLREDAVELLKAEGLKGVIAVRMELRSRRSTMPALYELEARPLARLHPDCIGEWKTPACDLCGKPESFSLPPKRWLLRSSIPEGLDVFGIDGANPRVVSERFVETVQRLGPSDVHYQEIDAR; encoded by the coding sequence ATGCGCTACTTCGAGGTTCGTGGCCCGCCTGACGGCGTAGAACCGCAATGGAGTGGTGATTACCGCGCCGAGCATCGATGGCACCTGTCCGGCGTTGACTGTCCCAGGTTCGGCCCCTGGGCGTGGATGGATGCCTTCCCATCCGTGGACCTTTCCGCGGTGGCGGAGCCGGTGCTGGCCGAGCCCAAGGGACCCATGTCCGTCGCGGAATACAACCGGCTGGTGGCCCTCATTCGCCCCTTTGTTCCTCCCGAGCTTCCTGTGAGAGCAGGGGGCTCGTTCGGGCCCATGATCGGAACGGTGCGAGGCAGGTTTGGCCCGATCACCTGTTGGCCCTCATGGCGGGTGCTCCTCCGCGAGGACGCGGTGGAACTGCTCAAGGCCGAGGGACTGAAAGGTGTCATCGCGGTCCGGATGGAGCTCAGGTCCCGCCGGAGCACCATGCCCGCGCTCTACGAATTGGAGGCCCGGCCTCTGGCCCGCCTGCATCCGGACTGCATCGGCGAATGGAAGACGCCTGCGTGCGACCTCTGCGGCAAGCCGGAGTCGTTCTCCCTGCCGCCGAAGCGCTGGCTGCTGCGCTCCTCCATCCCGGAAGGGCTCGACGTCTTCGGCATTGATGGGGCCAACCCGCGCGTCGTCAGCGAACGCTTCGTGGAAACCGTGCAGCGCCTGGGCCCCAGCGATGTGCACTACCAGGAGATCGACGCGCGGTAG
- a CDS encoding FHA domain-containing protein, translating into MPSVQQLRPFAYAPVQAFLQASGPVVLIQQPPEPVFQQVALRLAEARTVGMAHRSRLVDRLLVMLQAFDSLEVHFLGPEQDGQEMKVGRLEGCTLMVHDPSVSKQHAVLRWHAAQGTCSVKDLGSMNGTWLNAAELGEGEVRLLTDGDALAFGDAQFLYLRAETLHSHLRLASPGGGM; encoded by the coding sequence ATGCCTTCCGTCCAACAGCTCCGCCCGTTCGCCTACGCGCCCGTGCAGGCGTTCCTGCAAGCCTCCGGGCCGGTGGTGCTCATCCAGCAGCCGCCAGAGCCGGTGTTCCAGCAGGTGGCGTTGCGGCTGGCGGAGGCGCGCACGGTGGGGATGGCGCACCGCTCGCGCCTGGTGGACCGGCTGCTGGTGATGCTCCAGGCGTTCGACTCGCTGGAGGTCCACTTCCTGGGGCCGGAGCAGGACGGGCAGGAGATGAAGGTGGGGCGGCTGGAGGGGTGCACGCTGATGGTGCACGACCCGTCGGTGTCGAAGCAGCACGCGGTGCTGCGCTGGCACGCGGCGCAGGGGACGTGCTCCGTGAAGGACCTGGGGTCCATGAACGGCACCTGGCTGAACGCCGCGGAGCTGGGCGAGGGCGAGGTGCGGCTGCTCACGGACGGGGACGCGCTGGCCTTCGGGGATGCGCAGTTCCTGTACCTGCGAGCGGAGACGCTGCACTCGCACCTGCGGCTCGCGAGCCCGGGCGGGGGGATGTGA